A stretch of Henckelia pumila isolate YLH828 chromosome 4, ASM3356847v2, whole genome shotgun sequence DNA encodes these proteins:
- the LOC140863264 gene encoding galacturonokinase-like isoform X1 has translation MILQGIGFIYGAEGLDISGLSSFAAVGVAYLLAFESSNNLKVDPEENIEYDRLIVNEYLGLKNGIINQSAILLSSYGCLTCMNCKNKEHKIVHALEMNSQCNIGMNKKLKILLAFSGLKQALTTNPGYNQRLEEC, from the exons ATGATTTTACAGGGTATTGGATTTATTTATGGTGCTGAGGGATTAGACATTTCAGGGCTTAGCTCTTTTGCAGCT GTTGGTGTGGCATATCTGCTGGCTTTTGAAAGTTCAAATAACCTTAAAGTTGATCCAGAAGAAAATATTGAATATGATAG GCTGATTGTAAATGAATATCTGGGATTGAAAAATGGCATAATCAATCAGTCAGCCATACTGCTTTCAAGTTATGGATGTTTAACTTGTATGAACTGCAAG AACAAAGAACACAAAATCGTACATGCTCTAGAAATGAATAGTCAATGTAACATTGGGATGAACAAGAAACTCAAGATTTTACTGGCATTTTCAGGCTTAAAGCAGGCATTGACAACTAATCCTGGATACAATCAACGATTAGAAGAATGTTAA
- the LOC140863264 gene encoding galacturonokinase-like isoform X2, with product MILQGIGFIYGAEGLDISGLSSFAAVGVAYLLAFESSNNLKVDPEENIEYDRLIVNEYLGLKNGIINQSAILLSSYGCLTCMNCKA from the exons ATGATTTTACAGGGTATTGGATTTATTTATGGTGCTGAGGGATTAGACATTTCAGGGCTTAGCTCTTTTGCAGCT GTTGGTGTGGCATATCTGCTGGCTTTTGAAAGTTCAAATAACCTTAAAGTTGATCCAGAAGAAAATATTGAATATGATAG GCTGATTGTAAATGAATATCTGGGATTGAAAAATGGCATAATCAATCAGTCAGCCATACTGCTTTCAAGTTATGGATGTTTAACTTGTATGAACTGCAAG GCTTAA
- the LOC140864296 gene encoding cytochrome P450 83B1-like, translating to MYFLLLVLVLSFSIIFLFNYLLKPKNGKKSSVLPPGPKGLPLIGNLHEIDTVHPHVYLHQLAKKYGPLMSLRFGFRPTIIISSARVAKIALTKNDLVLAGRPPLIGLQKYSYNGNDIAFSNYNETWREMRKLSVIHLFSLKQVVSFLPIRKDEVSRMIKDMINKSHSSEVINLSQAAFFLTNRIICRVGFGKEYDELGKRKFGLVFKEAQKLSKAFCFGDYFPLLGWMDKLTGMISRLDKNVRDLDDFFQELIDDHLDPNRPDSMKGDILDLLIKLKQDQAASVHIEWENIKGILMNVFIGGTDTSASLIVWAMTALIKKPQAMKKAQVEVRNVVGAKGHVDEDDIQNLPYLKAIIKEALRLFPPIPMSVPKEAMEKFTIDGYEIPAKTMVYVNFHAIALDPEYWENPTEFIPERFLNSTIDYKGQDFGLLPFGSGRRGCPGMNFGIASVELALANLLYSLDWELPKGMKEEDVDMEMSPGITTSKKNDLCLVGKYYEYNH from the exons ATGTATTTTCTTCTCCTAGTGCTAGTGCTGTCTTTCTCAATCATctttcttttcaattatctctTGAAACCTAAAAATGGCAAGAAAAGCAGTGTTCTTCCACCAGGTCCCAAAGGGCTTCCGTTGATCGGAAACTTGCATGAGATCGACACGGTGCATCCCCACGTCTATCTCCACCAACTCGCCAAAAAATACGGCCCCCTCATGTCGTTGAGATTCGGTTTCCGGCCGACGATCATAATTTCATCTGCAAGAGTAGCCAAAATAGCCTTGACAAAAAATGACCTAGTACTCGCAGGCAGGCCACCACTTATTGGGTTGCAAAAGTATTCGTACAATGGCAATGATATTGCTTTCTCTAATTACAACGAAACTTGGAGGGAAATGAGGAAACTGAGCGTGATTCATCTGTTTAGTCTTAAACAGGTGGTTTCATTTCTTCCTATTCGAAAAGACGAAGTTTCGCGAATGATCAAAGATATGATCAACAAATCCCATTCGTCTGAGGTCATAAACTTGAGCCAGGCTGCCTTTTTTTTGACTAATAGGATCATATGTCGAGTAGGGTTCGGGAAAGAGTACGATGAATTGGGTAAAAGAAAATTCGGTCTGGTTTTTAAAGAAGCTCAGAAACTATCCAAAGCCTTTTGTTTTGGTGATTACTTTCCTTTATTGGGTTGGATGGATAAATTAACCGGGATGATTTCAAGACTCGACAAGAATGTTAGGGATTTGGATGATTTTTTTCAAGAACTTATAGATGATCATCTTGATCCAAATCGGCCCGACTCCATGAAAGGGGACATTCTTGATTTGTTGATTAAGTTGAAACAAGATCAAGCAGCTTCAGTTCACATTGAATGGGAAAATATCAAGGGAATTCTCATG AACGTGTTCATCGGTGGAACCGATACAAGTGCATCGTTGATAGTTTGGGCCATGACGGCTCTCATCAAGAAACCCCAAGCAATGAAGAAAGCACAAGTAGAAGTCCGGAATGTTGTAGGAGCCAAAGGTcacgtagatgaagatgatataCAAAATCTTCCTTATCTGAAAGCAATCATCAAAGAAGCACTAAGATTGTTTCCTCCAATTCCAATGTCCGTCCCAAAAGAAGCCATGGAAAAGTTCACGATAGATGGATATGAAATCCCAGCAAAAACCATGGTGTATGTGAATTTTCATGCGATCGCTTTAGACCCCGAATATTGGGAAAACCCTACTGAATTTATTCCCGAACGATTCTTGAATAGCACTATCGACTACAAAGGGCAAGATTTCGGGTTGCTCCCATTCGGATCGGGTAGAAGAGGCTGTCCTGGGATGAACTTCGGTATTGCAAGTGTGGAGCTTGCACTTGCCAATCTTCTCTACTCGCTTGACTGGGAGTTGCCCAAAGGAATGAAGGAAGAAGATGTTGACATGGAAATGTCCCCTGGAATTACAACCTCCAAGAAAAATGATCTTTGCCTTGTCGGAAAATACTATGAATATAATCACTAA